The sequence below is a genomic window from Streptosporangium lutulentum.
GAATGAGGTCCGGGATCGCTCCTCGCCCCTGCCCCATCGGCTGGTGCAGGACGACACGGGCGTGGGTCAGCGCGGCGCGTTTGCCGGGAGCGCCCGCGGCAAGAAGCACGGCGCCGACCGCGACCGCCTGCCCCACGCACGTCGTCGCCACCGGCGGACGGATGTAGCGCAGCGTGTCGTACACGGCGAGCATCGCGCTCGGGTCTCCACCCTCGCAATTGATGTACAGCTGGATCTCGCGGTCGGGACTTTCGAATTCCAGGTGCAGCAACTGCGCGACGAGAGCGTTCGCGACACCCGCGTCGATGGCGGTGCCGAGATAGATGATCCGCTCCGTCAGCAGGTGCGAGTAGACGTCCATGATCCGTTCACCGCGAGGATGCTGCGCGATGACGTTCGGAATCGTGTAGGTGCTCATCGGACGGCTCCTTCGGACGGGAAGCCGAGCCCGACGGGTCGATGACCGGTAGGCACGACTTCGTCGAAACTGCTGACGATCACGTCGATGAATCCGTATTCAAGCGCTTCCTGCGCCGTGTACCAGCGATCGTGCAGCGAGTCCTCGAAGATCCGATCGAGGGGTTGGCCGGTGTCCTCGGCGATGAGCCCGAGCACCGTGTCGCGGGTGTGGCGCAGGTCGCCCGCCTGCAGTTCGATGTCGACGGCGGCGCCGCCGATGCCGGCGGAGCCCTGGTGCATCAGCACGCGGGCGTGCGGCATGGCGCGGCGCTTGCCGCGGGTTCCGGACGACAACAGGAACTGGCCGGCGCTGTAGGCGATGCCGAGCACCATCGTGGACACGTCGCACGGGACGAGCCGAATGACATCGCGGATCGCGAGCATCGACGGCACCGATCCGCCGGGGGAATGGATCCACAGCGCGATATCGGACGACGAATCCTCTTTCGCCAAGGTGATCAGCTGCGTTGCCAGCAACGTGCCGTTGTCGTCGTTGAGTGCGCCGTCGAGCACGAGAACACGTTCCTGGTAGAGCTCACGCCGCATTCGTTCGTTGAACGACGGGACTTTCTGTTCCTCACTCATGCCTTCACTTTGGGCCACCGCGCGCACCGGCCACAGCCCGATCTGCCCACGGCAGATCCGCTCAGAGCAGCAGAACCACGACCGCCGCTGTCCTCGGCTGCCGCACTGACGGGAGAACGTGTGGCCTGACGAGTGATCACGCCCTGGTGGAGCGGTTCTTGCCCCCCGAGGGGAAGCACCCGGGGAGACGGACGGTCTCAGACACGCCGGTATCTTGGATCGGGCCGCTCGATGGGCCGGGGTGCCGGCAGTGGTGAGGAGGATGGATGGTCAGCTCGTTCGGCCCGCTCCTGCGGAGCCTGCGGCAGGCGGCGCAGCTGACGATCGAGGGGCTGTCGCACGCCTCCGGGGTGAGTGTGCGGGCCATCGGGGACATGGAACGCGGCATCAGCCGGGGCCCGCAACGGCGCACGGTGCAGGCGCTGGCCGAGGCGTTGCGGCTGGGTGAGGAGCAGCGGGCGGAGCTGGACGAGGCCGCGCGAGCGGGCCGGCCGCGGTCGGGCGGCTCGGTGCCGGGGCGGTCGGGGCTGTATGAGCTGCCGCGTGGGCTGGGCGACTTCGTCGGCCGGGTGGCGGAGCTGGAGCTGCTGTGCCGTCTGGGACGGGAGGCGTCCGTGGACGGCCCCACCCCGGTCGTGGTGGTGCACGGGCAGGCGGGATTGGGTAAGACGGCGTGCGCGGTGCGGGCGGCCGAGCTGCTGCGGGAGGTGTTCCCGGACGGGCGGTTCTACGTGGATCTGCGGGGCGTCGACGCCGAGCCGGTGCCGGCGGCCGAAGTGCTGCACCGGCTGCTGCGGGCGCTGGATGTGGACCCGCGTGTGATCGCCGAGGAGGAGTGGGAGCGGGCCAGTCAGTTGCGGGCGATCCTGGCGGAGCGGCGGTGTCTGCTGGTGCTGGACAACGCCGCCGACGAGGCCCAGATACGGCCGTTGCTGCCGGGGCCGGGGGCCGGGATGGTGGTGGTGACCAGCCGCCGCACCCTGGGTGGGTTGGAGGGGGTGACGCGGATCGCGCTGGCGCCGTTCTCGCCGCAGGAGTCGGCGCAGTTGTTGCGGGCGATCGTGCGGGAGGCCGCCGATCGCGCGGTGGCGGAGACGGAGCAGGTGGCGCGGTTGTGCGGGCGGCTGCCGCTGGCGTTGCGGATCGCCGGCACTCGGCTGGCGTCTCGGCCCGGGTGGACGATGCGGCACCTGGCGGAGCGGTTGTCGGATGAGGATCGCCGGCTGGCGACCCTGGCGGTTGGCGATGTGGGGGTGGAGGCGGCGTTCGCGTTGTCGTACGCGGTGCTGTCGCCGCCGGCGAAGGAGACGTTCCGGCGGCTGGCGCTGGTGCCTGCGGTGGATTTCGCCGCGCCGATCGCCGCGGTGCTCACCCAGACCGGGGTGTTCGCGGCTGAGGATCAGCTTGATGATCTGGTCGAGCTGGGCCTGCTGCAGCGTGAGGGCGCCGACCGTTATCGCTTTCATGACCTGATCCGGTTGTATGCGAGCCAGCGGTTGCGTGAGGAGGAACCGGCCGGGGCCACAGTGGCGGCCGAGCGGCGCATGGTCGACTGGTTGCTGGAGACCGCGATCGTGGCCGGGCGGTGGTTCGAACCCGACTACGGAGCACCACCGTCCGACGCCAAGGGCCTGGTTCCGCTTGCCACGCTGGAGGAGGCGCGGGCCTGGCTGGAGGTGGAAAGGGATACCTGGCTGGCCGGGCTGCGGATGGCGGCCGCCGCCGACCGGCACGAGCAGGTGGCCGAGCTCGGTGAGGCGATGCGCTGGTTCGCGGCCAATGCGCAGCACTGGTTGGGCGACTGGCTGGAGGTGTTCGGGCTGACGCGTGCCGCCGCCGCCGGGCTGTCCGATCCTCGCCGGGAACTGTGGCACATGAACCGCCAGGTCTGGGCCTTCCTCGTCACCCGCTTACCCCGCCGCGGGGAGGCGGCGTTGAGAGAGAACGCGGAGCGGGCGATGGAGGTCTACCGGCTCGCCGAAAGCCTCGGCGCGGTCAGAGAGCAGGCCGACGCGCTGTGCAACGCGGCCACGACCTGGAGGGTCCTCCTCGACTTCGATCAGTCGCTGTGGGCGTATTCCCGGGGGCGGGAGTTGGCCGAAGCCGCCGGTTACCACGACACCTACTACTGGGCCAGCGGCGGAGTGGCGACCGCGCTCTTCCGTCTCGGCAGGCTGGACGAGGCCATTGAGGCGTACCGCAGCGTGCTGAGGAACATTGACGAGCAACCGGTCGTCTCTTCTGCGGCAAAGCACTCACGAATATTTGTCCTGGGAGGCCTGGCCACAGCTCTGCTCGCCGCGCAGCGCTGGCAGGAGGCCATCGAGGTGGCGGAGCCAGCCTTGGCCGAGGCCGGCGGGCAGGGCAGCAACCTTGTGATGGGCATGCACCGGACGTTGGGTCAGACGTATGCCAGGCTCGGTGCGACCGGCGAAGCCCGCGAGCATCTGACCCGGGCGATCGAGCTGGCGGAGAAGTATAAAACATGGGAGCCCAGATCGCTTGACGAGGCGAAAGCGGAGCTGGCGGCCCTCGGCACTGATCACAACCCGTGACGATCCCTGGCGGACAAAGGTCTTCGCGCTCTGCCTGAGATCGTATGTGGGACCGGAGACAGCTGCTGAGCGGCCGGTCTGTTCAGCCGGCGGCGGCCGGGGTCGGGATGCGGTGCCGGGTGCCCGCCCACAGCAGGAGCGCGAGGCAGCTGATCGCGGCCCCCAGCGCGCACACGGCACCCCAGCCGGCCACCGCGTAGAGGGCGGTCGAGGCGATGGCTCCGAAGGCGCTGCCGAGCGAGTAGAAGACCATGTAGCCGCCGATCAGCCGGCTGCCCGCGTCCGGGCGAAGTGCGTAGATCAGGCTCTGGTTGGTGACGTGGACCGCCTGCACGGCGAGGTCGAGGACGATCACACCGACCGTCAGGGCCCACAGTGACTGTCGGGCGAAGGCCAGGGGCAGCCACGAGGCGGCGAGCAGGGCCAGGCCGATGCCGGTGGTCCGCTGGGAGAGCCCGCGGTCGTTCAGGCGGCCGGCTGCGGTCGCGGCCAGGGCTCCCGCGGCTCCCGCCAGTCCGAACGCGCCGATCGCCGTATGGGACAGCGACAGCGGAGGCGCGCTCAGCGGCAGCGCGACGCAGCTCCACAGGGTGCTGAAGGCGGCGAAGATGAGCAGGGCGAGCAGGGCGCGGAGCCGGAGGAGGCGCTCCTGCGCGAACAGGGTGAGCGTGGAGCGCAAGAGCCGTCCGTAGCGCATGGGCAGCGCAGTGGTGTCGCGGGGCGGCAGGGCGTGGTGCAGTGCCAGGGCGAGCACGCAGGTGAGGGCCGCCGAGGTGAGGTAGACGGAGCGCCAGCCGGCGAGGTCGGCCAGGAGCCCGGATACGGTGCGGGCAAGCAGGATGCCGGTGACCACACCGCTGGTCACGAGGCCGACGACGCGTCCGCGTTGCGCCGGTGGTGCGAGCGAGGCGGCGAAGGCCACCAACGTCTGGGTCACCACCGCGAGGAGTCCTACGGCGGCCATGCCCGCGAGCAGGAGCGCCGCGACGGTGGCGGTGCCGACCACCGTCAGCGCCGCTGCCAGCAGGAGCAGTTGCGTCACGATGAGGCGCCTGCGGTTGAGCAGGTCGCCCAGCGGCACGATGAAGAAGAGTCCCAGCCCGTAACCGAGTTGGGTGAGGGTGACGACGGCGCCGAGCGTCGCCGGGCTGATCGCGAAGTCGCGGCCCAGCGTCACCAGGAGGGGTTGCGCGAAGTAGACGTTGGCCACCGCGGTCCCACAGGCGATGGCGAAGAGCAGGGTGACGCCTCGGGGGAGCGCGGGGCCGGGAGTCCCCTTGTCCGTGCCCGCGGTCCGCGGTGTCGTGGTCTCGTCGTTGCCGGTCACCAGGCATCCCCCCAGGAATTGGTTTCATCTTGCTACCAGATTGACGGTAGCCATTCTGGTAGCATGTTGCAACCGATGTGAAAGTGGAGGGTGTCATGGTGAGGCGGACGCGTTTCAACGACAGTGACTGTCCCGTCGCGCGATCAGTCGACGCGATCGGCGACTGGTGGTCCTTGCTGATCGTGCGGGACGCGTTCGACGGCAGCCGCCGCTTCGGGGAGTTCCAGCGCAGCCTCGGCGTCGCCAAGAACATTCTCACCGCGCGTCTGCGCGTCCTGGTCGCCGGCGGCATCCTCGACGTCGTCCCGGCCGCCGACGGCAGTTCCTACCACGAGTACGTTCTGACGCCGAAGGGCAAAGACCTCTTCCCCGTCATCGTGGCGCTGCGGCAGTGGGGCGAAGGACACTTCTTCGAGCCCGACGAACCGCACTCGGAGCTGATCGACCGCCGGCGCGGGCGGCCCCTGCGTGCGCTGGAGGTCCGCTCCGCGGATGGGCGACGGCTCGACCCCGACGACACTGTCGTCAACAAGGTCGATCAGCCTCGAACGCCGGCCGGGACAAGGCCCGAGTAGCCTTCCGAGGCGATCGTGGCGCGACGGCCGGGAAGGGGGATCCCCGGGGCCGGTCAGCGGCGGCGCAGGCGCTTGTCCGCGATCGCCGGCGGTACGTCGACGTAGTTGTCCGCCGGGTTGATCTCGGTGCCGGGAGGCACGATCTCGTCGATCCGGTCGAGCACGTCCTCGCTCAGTTCCACGTCCGCGCTCGCCAGAAGGTCATCGAGCTGTTCGGGCCTCCGGGGGCCGATCAGGACGGAGGTGACAGCCGGGTGCGACCGGACGAACGCGGTGGCCAGGTGCGTCAGCGGCATCCCCGCCTCGGCGGCGAGCTCCGTGAGGAGCTGGACGACCTGCGCCCTGGCCTGGTTGGCGGGCGTGGTCAGGTCGAAGGCCTGCGGAGACAGCGTCGCGCGGTGGCCCCCTGTCAGGTCCGTGCGCCCCGACAGCCAGCCACTGCTGAGCGGCCCGTAGGTCAGGACCCCCATGCCGTGACGCTGCGCCGCGGGCAGCATGGCGGCCTCGATGGTCCTGGTGAGGATCGAATATCTCGGCTGCTCCGTGCGGAAGCGGTGGTGACCGCGCTTGTCGGCGATCCACTGCGCCTCGACGATCAGCTCGGTGGGGAACGTCGAGGAGCCGATCGCCCGCACCTTGCCCGCGCGGACCAGCTCCGACAGCGCTGAGAGCGTCTCGTCGAGGTCGGTGTCGGGGTCCGGCCGGTGCATCTGGTAGAGATCGATATGGTCGGTGCCGAGCCGCCGCAGGCTGTCCTCCACGGCGCGTTTGATCCACCGGGCCGAGCCTCCGCGATGGTTGTCGTCGGGCCCCATGGGGAGCGCGAACTTCGTCGCGAGCACGACGTCGTCCCGCCGTCCCTTGAGCGCCTTGCCGACGATCTCCTCCGACTCACCCCGGGAGTAGACGTCGGCCGTGTCGACGAAGTTGACGCCGGCGTCCAGGGCCGTGTGAATCATGCGGATCGATTCGTCGTGGTCGGTGTTGCCCATGGCTCCGAACATCATCGCCCCAAGGGCCAGTTCGCTGACCGACATGCCTGTTCCGCCGAGAATCCTGCGCTTCATCTTTCTCTTCCCTCGTCTTCGGTTTCACCGGCCGCTCCTGTGGTGCCACCGCCTCTTCGGCCTGGTCACCATAGGGGGCCACACCTCAGGTAACCACCGCCGGAGGTCGCCTCAGGGCGATGGGGGAGGTCCGCTCTCACCCGGGGTACGGCCCACAGGGGGTCCGGCGGAACCCCCCACGGGCCGGGCCGTACCACCGCCGCGACCTTGTCGTCGGCGCCGGGCGCACGCGGGCCTCCGGACCGGGACGCGCGAGTCAGTCCGTGGTGTCGCCGAGAGACTCCAGGAGAGTCCGGAGTTCGGCCGCGAGGGCGTCGCGCCGGGTGCTCGTGAGCGCGGCGAGCAGCCGGTTCTCGGTGTCGACGTGGTCGGGCAGGGCCTGGTCGATGAGCGCACGACCTTCGTCGGTGAGAGCGACGTGGACGCCACGGCCGTCCGTCTCACTGGGGGTGCGTCTCACCAGGCCGCGAGCCTCCAGGCGGTCGAGGCGCTGGGTGACGGCACCCGAGGTGATCATGGATGACCGCATCAGCTCGGCGGGGGTCAGGCGATGCGGCGGCCCACTGCGGCGCAGGGTGGCGAGCACGTCGAACGACGGGTGGTCGAGCCCGTGCGCGCCGAACGTCTGGCGCAGCTCCGCGTCGATCAGCCGCGAGAGCCTCGTCAGTCGCCCGATCACCCCCATCGGTGACACGTCCAGGTCGGGGCGCTCTCTGCCCCACTGCTCCAGTACGCGGTCGACGTGATCTGTCACCGCCCCAGCCTAGTTGATGTCTTAGCGGTGAGGCATATCTCTTTACCGATTGCTTAGCGGTGAGATACATTGCCTTAGTGCTAAGCAATCGAATCGGGATCGTCATGGTGACCGCGCTGGCGCCCGTCATCTGGGGAACCACCTATCTCGTCACCACCGAGCTGTTGCCACCGGACCGCCCGCTGCTGGCGGCGGTGGTGCGGGCGCTTCCCGCCGGCCTCGTGCTCGTCGCCCTCACCCGGCGGCTGCCCCGGGGCGTGTGGTGGTGGCGCGCGGCGGTGCTCGGCGCCCTCAACATCGGGGCGTTCTTCGCGCTGCTGTTCGTCGCCGCCTACCGGCTGCCCGGCGGGGTCGCCGCGACCGTCGGCGCGCTGCAACCCCTCCTGGTCGCCGGTCTTTCCGCCGGCCTGCTCGGTGAGCGCCTGTCCCCGCGCACCATGATCGCCGCCGTCGCGGGTGTGGCCGGGGTCAGCCTGCTCGTCCTCCGAGCCGACGCGCGACTGGACGGCCTCGGCATCGCCGCCGCGGCCGGCGGCGCGGCCGTCATGGCCACCGGGGTCGTCCTCAGCAAACGGTGGCGCTCACCCGCGCCCCTGCTCGCGACCACCGGCTGGCAACTCGCCGCGGGCGGCCTGCTGCTGCTCCCGGTCGCGCTCCTGGTCGAAGGGCCACCGCCCGCGGCGCTGAGCACCGCGAACCTGGCCGGATACGGCTACCTCGCGATCATCGGCTCCGCCCTGGCCTATGCCCTCTGGTTCCGGGGGATCCGCGCGCTGTCTCCCACCGAGGTCACCTTCCTCGGCCTGCTCAGCCCTCTGGTCGCCACCTCACTGGGCTGGCTCGTTCTCGGCCAGGACCTCACCGTCGCACAGGCGCTGGGCGGGCTCGTCGTCCTCGCCGCCCTCGTCGCGGCACAGACCCGCAGCGCCCGCGGCGAGCCACCGCACCGTCGCGTCACCGATCGGGCGACCGTCCCGGCGGTGACCTCGGAGTACAACCGGGCGTCCTAGGAGGAACGCTCCATGGGATGAGCCGGTTCTCCCCGGCACGACCCGCGTCTCCGGCGGGGCGGAGCCCGCCGGCCGGGCCATCGCGGTCAACCGTGACCTCGGCGGCCCGAAACACCCCGGGCCAAGCAACCGGCTCTCGTTCTGGCACGTCACGGCGTGCCTCATCAACCAGCCAATCCGCAAGGAGCTGAGAATCATGCGCATCACCGTGTTCGGAGCGGCCGGAAACGTAGGCAGCCGGGTGGTGGCCGAGGCGCTGTCCCACGGTCACCAGGTCACCGCCGTGGTGCGGGACCCGGCCCGTCCCCACGAACTGCCCGCCGCGGCCGGCATCCGTACCGGCGACGCCGGAAACGCCGGAAGCGTGGCCGAGCTGAGCGCCGGCCAGGACGTCGTGATCAGCGCGACCCGCCCGGTGCCCGGCAGGGAGGGCGAGCTTGCCGCGACCGCCAGGGCACTGCTGGCCGGACTGGCCCGGACCGGCGTCCGGCTACTGGTCGTCGGCGGCGCCGGCAGCCTGACCGTGCCCGGCACCGGTGGCGCCACCGTGATCGACGACCCGGAGTTCCCCGCCGCCTGGCGGGACATCGCGCTGGCGTGCAACGACCAGCTGGAGGCCTGCCGTTCCGAGACCGAGGTGGACTGGGCCTACCTGAGCCCGGCCGCGCTGCTGGAACCGGGGAAGCGCACCGGCACGTATCGCCTGGGCGCCGACGAACTGCTGGTCGACGCCGAAGGCAACTCGTCGATCTCCGTGGAGGACCTCGCGGTCGCCCTGCTGGACGAGGCCGAACGGCCCAAGCACCACAGGACCAGGTTCACCGTCGCGTACTGACCCTGGTCGAAGGCGTGGCCTGCCGCCGTCGTCGCCCCGCGAACGCCGGGTGATCACCTGGCCCTCCGGTCCGACCGCCGCCCAGAGCGCCGCGCTGCCGGCGCGAGACATCCTCGCGGACGCGGGCGCGCCGACCAGCGCGTGACCCACCCCGTGGGTCACGCGGCGAGGCCGCGCCTGCCGGCCCGGTGCCGCGACGATCCCCTGCCGGGGAGTTCGGACAGGACCGAACGCCGACCAGAAGAGTTCATCCTTAAAGTACTTCCTTTTTTCTTGTCCGATAGATCCAGTTACTGTACGACCGTAACGTCGATCGACATGTTGTCGATGCATCGCACCCGTGCCGCCCGTCTCGCCACCGCAGTGCTGGCGAGCACCCTGCTGACCGCGGCCGGGGCCGCGGCTCCGGCCTCCGCGGCGGCCGTCCACAACCCCGTTCACCAGCGGGCGGAGCAGCACATCCCGTTCACCGCCGCCACCGTCACCCAGAACGACAACGGCACGTACACCATCACCTGGAACACCTCGAAGGTCCAGCGGGTCACGGTTTACGCGGGGACCTCCCAGGACCGGATCTCACACAAGCACCCCGTGGCGACCGGCGCGGGCCGGATGACGGTCACCGTACGCGGGCTCGGCGCGGCCGACCGGTGGTGGTTCGAGCTGGTGCCCGACCACGGCCACCCGCTGACCCTCGCCGATCGCTCCCTGCACCTGGCCTCCGCCCCGAACCTCCGGGACGCCGGCGGCTACCGCACCGCCGACGGCAGCTGGGTGCGCATGGGCGTCCTCTACCGCTCTGGCGACCTGAGCAAGCTGACCGACGCCGACATGGCCAAGCTCACCCGGCTCGGCCTGCGTACCGTCTACGACCTGCGCACGCCGTCCGAGCAGAGCGCCAGCCCCGATCGGCTCCCGCGGGGCGTCAAGGCCGTGACGGCCAACGTCACCGGCACCACCGACACCGGAAACGTGTCGATCCCCACGCCCGAGGCGGCCGTCAAGCTCATGACCGACGGCGAGAAGGCCATGGTGTCCTCGGAATCCGGCCGCGCCGCCTACGGCTCCCTGCTCACCGCCGTCGGCCACGGCAGCGGGCTGCTCTACCACTGCACGGCCGGTAAGGACCGCACCGGCTGGGCCAGCGCCGCCATCCTGACCGCGCTCGGCGTCCCGAAGAGCACCGTCATGCAGGACTACCTGCTCAGCAACACCTACCGGGCCGCCGAGAACGCCGCCGCGCTGGCCCAGATGCCTGAGGCGCAGCGGCCGATCTACAAGCCCCTCATGGACGTGCGGAAGGAGTACCTGGACGCGGGCTTCGCCGAAGTCAAGGCCAAGTACGGTTCCTTCGACCGATACCTGGACAAGGCGCTCGACGTCAGCGCTCGCGAGCTGCGCGAGCGGCTGCTCGTCGATTAACGGGGCCTCGGCGGAGGGGACCCGCCGGACGACACCGTCGCGGCGTGCGTCGGGCGGAGTCACGTCAGGGATCCCGGCTATGCCGATCAAGGGAGGCGCGTGACGCGATCCGTCGAACCCGTGCGCTCTACGGCTTGCCGCCGATGGCGCACGCCCGGCACGGGGGTCGCCCGCACGTGCACTGCATGATGGCGTCGAGAACATCGTGGTCGTGGTACAGGCACTGATCGTTGCAGGTGTGGCGCGGAACGAATCCGGCCTGGATCTCGTCGGGCCACGGCTCCTCGCCCTCGCGGCAGCGGACGAACTGCTCGGGATCGACCGAGTGCAGCCCGTGCAGGCTCGCGCGGGCCTGGGTCTCCAGCCCCCGGGCCTCCGTCGCTATGGCCTTGAGCTGGGCGGCGAGACTGGAGTACCGATCGTCGCCGGTCCGCACATGCGCGGCCCGCAGCGCCATCGCCGCGTTGACCATGAATCGGCCGGCGTCCTGGAGGTCTGTGGTGTGGTGCATCTGTATGCCTGTCACGCCACGTACCCACACGGCGTCGTTGCTCATTGATCAACCTTTCGATGTTGCAGGCGCTCGAACTTGTCCTATTTTGCCCCATTTTGGTAGTTATGTCCATATTTGGGTAAATAGGAGGATAGTTGTCTTTTGCTGTTCTTGGGTGCCTGCCGGTATTCGTACTCCGCGGGGCCGGGTTGCCCGTTGCCCGAGTCGGACCACTCCGGGGTCGACTGAATCGGGGCAGCCGAGGCGCCGCCTGAGCTGTGAACGC
It includes:
- a CDS encoding aldo/keto reductase, coding for MKRRILGGTGMSVSELALGAMMFGAMGNTDHDESIRMIHTALDAGVNFVDTADVYSRGESEEIVGKALKGRRDDVVLATKFALPMGPDDNHRGGSARWIKRAVEDSLRRLGTDHIDLYQMHRPDPDTDLDETLSALSELVRAGKVRAIGSSTFPTELIVEAQWIADKRGHHRFRTEQPRYSILTRTIEAAMLPAAQRHGMGVLTYGPLSSGWLSGRTDLTGGHRATLSPQAFDLTTPANQARAQVVQLLTELAAEAGMPLTHLATAFVRSHPAVTSVLIGPRRPEQLDDLLASADVELSEDVLDRIDEIVPPGTEINPADNYVDVPPAIADKRLRRR
- a CDS encoding NAD(P)-dependent oxidoreductase; this translates as MRITVFGAAGNVGSRVVAEALSHGHQVTAVVRDPARPHELPAAAGIRTGDAGNAGSVAELSAGQDVVISATRPVPGREGELAATARALLAGLARTGVRLLVVGGAGSLTVPGTGGATVIDDPEFPAAWRDIALACNDQLEACRSETEVDWAYLSPAALLEPGKRTGTYRLGADELLVDAEGNSSISVEDLAVALLDEAERPKHHRTRFTVAY
- a CDS encoding EamA family transporter, giving the protein MLSNRIGIVMVTALAPVIWGTTYLVTTELLPPDRPLLAAVVRALPAGLVLVALTRRLPRGVWWWRAAVLGALNIGAFFALLFVAAYRLPGGVAATVGALQPLLVAGLSAGLLGERLSPRTMIAAVAGVAGVSLLVLRADARLDGLGIAAAAGGAAVMATGVVLSKRWRSPAPLLATTGWQLAAGGLLLLPVALLVEGPPPAALSTANLAGYGYLAIIGSALAYALWFRGIRALSPTEVTFLGLLSPLVATSLGWLVLGQDLTVAQALGGLVVLAALVAAQTRSARGEPPHRRVTDRATVPAVTSEYNRAS
- a CDS encoding ClpP family protease gives rise to the protein MSTYTIPNVIAQHPRGERIMDVYSHLLTERIIYLGTAIDAGVANALVAQLLHLEFESPDREIQLYINCEGGDPSAMLAVYDTLRYIRPPVATTCVGQAVAVGAVLLAAGAPGKRAALTHARVVLHQPMGQGRGAIPDLILQADEVVRVRADIESILSRHTGQDVATLRADTDHDRVFTATTALDYGLIDHVIEERQPIPV
- a CDS encoding MFS transporter, encoding MTGNDETTTPRTAGTDKGTPGPALPRGVTLLFAIACGTAVANVYFAQPLLVTLGRDFAISPATLGAVVTLTQLGYGLGLFFIVPLGDLLNRRRLIVTQLLLLAAALTVVGTATVAALLLAGMAAVGLLAVVTQTLVAFAASLAPPAQRGRVVGLVTSGVVTGILLARTVSGLLADLAGWRSVYLTSAALTCVLALALHHALPPRDTTALPMRYGRLLRSTLTLFAQERLLRLRALLALLIFAAFSTLWSCVALPLSAPPLSLSHTAIGAFGLAGAAGALAATAAGRLNDRGLSQRTTGIGLALLAASWLPLAFARQSLWALTVGVIVLDLAVQAVHVTNQSLIYALRPDAGSRLIGGYMVFYSLGSAFGAIASTALYAVAGWGAVCALGAAISCLALLLWAGTRHRIPTPAAAG
- a CDS encoding tyrosine-protein phosphatase, producing MLSMHRTRAARLATAVLASTLLTAAGAAAPASAAAVHNPVHQRAEQHIPFTAATVTQNDNGTYTITWNTSKVQRVTVYAGTSQDRISHKHPVATGAGRMTVTVRGLGAADRWWFELVPDHGHPLTLADRSLHLASAPNLRDAGGYRTADGSWVRMGVLYRSGDLSKLTDADMAKLTRLGLRTVYDLRTPSEQSASPDRLPRGVKAVTANVTGTTDTGNVSIPTPEAAVKLMTDGEKAMVSSESGRAAYGSLLTAVGHGSGLLYHCTAGKDRTGWASAAILTALGVPKSTVMQDYLLSNTYRAAENAAALAQMPEAQRPIYKPLMDVRKEYLDAGFAEVKAKYGSFDRYLDKALDVSARELRERLLVD
- a CDS encoding winged helix-turn-helix transcriptional regulator → MVRRTRFNDSDCPVARSVDAIGDWWSLLIVRDAFDGSRRFGEFQRSLGVAKNILTARLRVLVAGGILDVVPAADGSSYHEYVLTPKGKDLFPVIVALRQWGEGHFFEPDEPHSELIDRRRGRPLRALEVRSADGRRLDPDDTVVNKVDQPRTPAGTRPE
- a CDS encoding ClpP family protease translates to MSEEQKVPSFNERMRRELYQERVLVLDGALNDDNGTLLATQLITLAKEDSSSDIALWIHSPGGSVPSMLAIRDVIRLVPCDVSTMVLGIAYSAGQFLLSSGTRGKRRAMPHARVLMHQGSAGIGGAAVDIELQAGDLRHTRDTVLGLIAEDTGQPLDRIFEDSLHDRWYTAQEALEYGFIDVIVSSFDEVVPTGHRPVGLGFPSEGAVR
- a CDS encoding MarR family winged helix-turn-helix transcriptional regulator — its product is MTDHVDRVLEQWGRERPDLDVSPMGVIGRLTRLSRLIDAELRQTFGAHGLDHPSFDVLATLRRSGPPHRLTPAELMRSSMITSGAVTQRLDRLEARGLVRRTPSETDGRGVHVALTDEGRALIDQALPDHVDTENRLLAALTSTRRDALAAELRTLLESLGDTTD
- a CDS encoding ATP-binding protein, which produces MVSSFGPLLRSLRQAAQLTIEGLSHASGVSVRAIGDMERGISRGPQRRTVQALAEALRLGEEQRAELDEAARAGRPRSGGSVPGRSGLYELPRGLGDFVGRVAELELLCRLGREASVDGPTPVVVVHGQAGLGKTACAVRAAELLREVFPDGRFYVDLRGVDAEPVPAAEVLHRLLRALDVDPRVIAEEEWERASQLRAILAERRCLLVLDNAADEAQIRPLLPGPGAGMVVVTSRRTLGGLEGVTRIALAPFSPQESAQLLRAIVREAADRAVAETEQVARLCGRLPLALRIAGTRLASRPGWTMRHLAERLSDEDRRLATLAVGDVGVEAAFALSYAVLSPPAKETFRRLALVPAVDFAAPIAAVLTQTGVFAAEDQLDDLVELGLLQREGADRYRFHDLIRLYASQRLREEEPAGATVAAERRMVDWLLETAIVAGRWFEPDYGAPPSDAKGLVPLATLEEARAWLEVERDTWLAGLRMAAAADRHEQVAELGEAMRWFAANAQHWLGDWLEVFGLTRAAAAGLSDPRRELWHMNRQVWAFLVTRLPRRGEAALRENAERAMEVYRLAESLGAVREQADALCNAATTWRVLLDFDQSLWAYSRGRELAEAAGYHDTYYWASGGVATALFRLGRLDEAIEAYRSVLRNIDEQPVVSSAAKHSRIFVLGGLATALLAAQRWQEAIEVAEPALAEAGGQGSNLVMGMHRTLGQTYARLGATGEAREHLTRAIELAEKYKTWEPRSLDEAKAELAALGTDHNP